One segment of Sinorhizobium sp. BG8 DNA contains the following:
- a CDS encoding TetR family transcriptional regulator C-terminal domain-containing protein codes for MTRRTFHRAPEAERRHDLIEATLDCIADQGLQGATVRQIAIRAGVTAGLIRHYFVSKEHIIEEAYRVLIARLTEKAERVTGDPQTRLRDFIVINLTEPVANSRSLALWAAFISQVGVDPSLAAIHREGYIGFRDALEGLLADFLAEKGENASPARCRALAIAINGLLDGLWLEGCLAGELFGESELVSIALSSVEALLGVPIGEGRMAGALMA; via the coding sequence ATGACGCGACGGACCTTCCACCGCGCCCCGGAAGCCGAGCGACGGCATGACCTGATCGAGGCGACCCTCGATTGCATCGCCGACCAGGGCCTCCAGGGTGCGACGGTCCGCCAGATCGCGATCCGGGCCGGGGTTACGGCGGGGTTGATCCGCCACTACTTCGTGTCGAAGGAACACATCATTGAGGAAGCCTACCGCGTGTTGATCGCGCGGCTGACGGAAAAGGCCGAGCGGGTCACGGGCGATCCGCAAACGCGGCTCAGGGACTTCATCGTGATCAACCTCACGGAGCCGGTGGCGAACAGCCGTAGCCTTGCGCTCTGGGCCGCCTTCATCAGCCAGGTGGGGGTCGACCCGTCGCTGGCCGCCATCCACAGGGAGGGATACATCGGGTTCCGCGACGCTCTGGAGGGGTTACTCGCGGATTTCCTTGCGGAAAAGGGCGAGAATGCCTCGCCCGCCCGCTGCAGGGCGCTGGCAATTGCCATCAACGGCCTGCTCGACGGGCTTTGGCTGGAGGGCTGCCTGGCCGGAGAACTCTTCGGCGAAAGCGAACTCGTTTCGATTGCGCTTTCGTCTGTCGAGGCCCTGCTGGGCGTTCCGATCGGAGAGGGCCGGATGGCCGGCGCTCTCATGGCGTGA
- a CDS encoding phosphogluconate dehydrogenase C-terminal domain-containing protein, translating to MTSIALFGAGGKMGCRLAKNLKGSKFDVRHVEVSDAGKARLANELGLSTVSVDEALNGVDVVILAVPDTAIGKVAASIEGKLKAGTMVVALDAAAPFAGHFPERPDLTYFVTHPCHPPIFNDETDMAAKKDHFGGIHAKQHIVSALMQGPEEAYAVGEEIAKVVWAPVMRSHRVTVEQMALLEPGLSETVCASLLVVMREAMDECVKRGVAKEAARDFLLGHMNVLGAVIFEEVEGVFSDACNKAIEFGKPMLMRDDWKRVFEPQEIADSIRRIT from the coding sequence ATGACTTCGATTGCCCTTTTCGGCGCAGGCGGCAAGATGGGTTGCCGGCTGGCCAAGAACCTCAAGGGTTCGAAATTCGACGTGCGTCACGTTGAAGTAAGCGACGCCGGCAAGGCCCGCCTCGCCAACGAACTTGGCCTCTCCACGGTTTCCGTGGATGAAGCACTGAACGGCGTGGACGTCGTCATTCTCGCAGTGCCGGACACTGCAATCGGCAAGGTCGCTGCCTCGATCGAGGGCAAGCTGAAGGCGGGCACGATGGTCGTGGCGCTTGATGCTGCTGCTCCGTTCGCCGGCCACTTCCCGGAGCGTCCGGACCTTACCTATTTCGTCACGCATCCCTGCCATCCGCCGATCTTCAATGACGAGACGGACATGGCTGCGAAGAAGGATCACTTCGGTGGCATTCATGCCAAGCAGCACATCGTTTCCGCTTTGATGCAGGGCCCGGAAGAGGCCTATGCCGTCGGCGAAGAGATCGCCAAGGTCGTCTGGGCGCCGGTCATGCGCTCGCATCGCGTCACCGTCGAGCAGATGGCTCTTCTCGAGCCGGGTCTTTCCGAGACCGTCTGCGCCTCGCTGCTGGTCGTCATGCGTGAAGCGATGGACGAGTGCGTCAAGCGTGGCGTGGCCAAGGAGGCGGCCCGCGACTTCCTGCTCGGTCACATGAACGTGCTCGGCGCGGTCATTTTCGAAGAAGTCGAGGGTGTCTTCTCTGACGCCTGCAACAAGGCAATCGAATTCGGTAAGCCGATGCTGATGCGCGACGACTGGAAGCGCGTCTTCGAACCACAGGAGATTGCCGACAGCATTCGTCGCATCACCTGA
- a CDS encoding ATP-binding cassette domain-containing protein, whose amino-acid sequence MTETAQAIAVTNLHKRFGPLEVLKGVSLTANEGDVIAIIGGSGSGKSTFLRCINMLELPSAGTVTIHGETIAMKKDGHGGMIPADRKQVQRIRSRLGMVFQNFNLWQHMTILENVIEAPVHVLGVPKAEAVDRAETILRRVGLFEKRDAYPAFLSGGQQQRAAIARALAIQPHVMLFDEPTSALDPELVGEVLTVIGDLAKEKRTMILVTHEMKFARNVANHIVFLANGVIEEQGPPDAIFGSPKSERLKKFISSIH is encoded by the coding sequence ATGACGGAAACCGCCCAGGCCATTGCAGTCACCAATCTGCACAAGCGTTTCGGGCCGCTCGAAGTACTCAAGGGGGTTTCCCTTACAGCCAATGAGGGCGACGTCATCGCCATCATCGGGGGGTCCGGCTCAGGCAAGTCGACGTTTCTGCGCTGCATCAACATGCTGGAGCTTCCGAGCGCCGGGACCGTGACCATCCATGGCGAGACGATCGCCATGAAGAAGGATGGGCATGGCGGGATGATACCTGCCGACCGCAAGCAGGTTCAGCGCATCCGCTCCCGCCTTGGCATGGTGTTCCAGAACTTCAACCTGTGGCAGCACATGACAATTCTCGAAAACGTCATCGAGGCCCCGGTTCACGTTCTGGGCGTACCGAAGGCCGAGGCAGTGGATCGCGCAGAGACGATCCTGCGCCGCGTCGGCCTGTTCGAGAAACGCGATGCCTATCCAGCCTTCCTTTCCGGCGGACAGCAGCAGCGCGCTGCCATCGCCCGCGCTCTCGCAATCCAGCCGCATGTCATGCTCTTCGACGAGCCGACGTCCGCGCTTGATCCGGAATTGGTCGGAGAGGTGCTCACCGTCATTGGAGACCTCGCAAAAGAGAAGCGAACGATGATCCTCGTTACCCACGAGATGAAATTCGCACGCAACGTCGCCAATCACATCGTCTTTCTGGCAAACGGCGTCATCGAGGAACAGGGGCCGCCGGACGCCATCTTCGGATCCCCGAAATCGGAGCGGCTGAAGAAGTTTATCAGCTCGATCCACTAG
- a CDS encoding ABC transporter permease: MAADPGSLINWSLLALSPPGWGGVLLAGFVNSLKIAVGGYALGLVLGTGGAFGKLYGSPVIKDLLEVYTTLVRAIPELVLILLLYYAGTDLLNQLLTALGFGAADVSGLAAGIFVIGVVQGAYSTEVLRGAIKAVPAGQIEAARAFGMSPTQIMRRVTLPAMLPHAIPGLSNLWLIATKDTALLAVVGFSELTLVTRQAAGSTKAYILFFCAAGVLYLLLTLASNIAIRLIETRARRGMAEPA, from the coding sequence ATGGCTGCCGATCCCGGATCGCTGATCAACTGGAGCCTGCTGGCGCTCTCTCCGCCCGGCTGGGGCGGGGTACTTCTCGCCGGCTTCGTCAATTCTCTCAAGATCGCAGTCGGCGGATATGCGCTCGGCCTCGTACTCGGCACGGGCGGCGCCTTCGGAAAGCTCTATGGCAGCCCCGTCATCAAGGATCTTCTGGAAGTCTACACGACGCTCGTGCGCGCCATTCCGGAACTGGTCCTGATCCTGCTTCTCTATTATGCCGGAACGGACCTGCTCAACCAGTTGCTGACTGCTCTGGGCTTTGGTGCTGCCGACGTCAGCGGGCTTGCAGCGGGCATCTTCGTCATCGGCGTCGTACAGGGCGCCTACTCCACCGAGGTTCTCCGAGGGGCGATCAAGGCCGTCCCCGCCGGGCAGATCGAGGCGGCGCGCGCCTTCGGCATGTCGCCGACGCAGATCATGCGGCGCGTCACGCTGCCGGCCATGCTGCCGCACGCGATCCCGGGCCTGTCCAATCTCTGGCTCATCGCCACCAAGGACACTGCGCTTCTCGCCGTCGTTGGCTTCAGCGAACTCACGCTCGTCACGCGCCAGGCGGCCGGGAGCACGAAAGCCTATATCCTGTTCTTCTGCGCGGCCGGCGTCCTCTATCTGCTGCTGACGCTCGCCTCCAATATCGCCATCCGGCTCATCGAGACCCGCGCACGACGCGGCATGGCGGAGCCTGCCTGA
- a CDS encoding transporter substrate-binding domain-containing protein, which yields MKTALKTIALAVTIGLAGVSGAMAEQVKVGFAAEPYPPFTSPDASGNWEGWEVDFMKALCAQAKLDCVITPVAWDGIIPALTSNKIDMIIGSMSITAERLQTIDFSDKYYNTPTGVIGPKGVAFEPTPEGMSGKTVGVQVATIHQVYANKYFGENGATIKEYQTQDEANNDLAAGRIDAVQADSIALGAFLKSDQGQDCCELKGMVKDDPEILGAGVGVGLRKGETELKDKINAAIKAIRANGTYDAFSKKYFDFDIYGG from the coding sequence ATGAAAACTGCATTGAAGACTATCGCACTCGCAGTCACCATTGGTCTTGCCGGCGTTTCGGGCGCCATGGCGGAACAGGTCAAGGTCGGTTTCGCTGCCGAGCCCTATCCGCCCTTCACCTCACCGGACGCCTCCGGCAACTGGGAAGGCTGGGAAGTGGACTTCATGAAGGCGCTATGCGCCCAGGCCAAGCTCGACTGCGTGATCACGCCCGTGGCATGGGACGGTATCATTCCCGCCCTGACCTCGAACAAGATCGACATGATCATCGGCTCGATGTCGATCACGGCGGAGCGCCTCCAGACGATCGACTTCTCCGACAAGTACTACAACACGCCGACCGGCGTGATCGGACCCAAGGGCGTGGCATTCGAGCCGACGCCGGAAGGCATGTCGGGCAAGACGGTCGGCGTACAGGTCGCGACCATCCACCAGGTCTACGCCAACAAGTACTTCGGCGAAAACGGCGCAACCATCAAGGAATACCAAACCCAGGACGAGGCGAACAACGACCTGGCCGCTGGACGCATCGATGCCGTGCAGGCGGATTCCATCGCGCTCGGCGCATTCCTGAAGAGCGACCAGGGCCAGGACTGCTGCGAACTCAAGGGCATGGTCAAGGATGATCCGGAGATCCTCGGTGCCGGCGTGGGCGTAGGCCTTCGCAAGGGCGAGACCGAACTCAAGGACAAGATCAACGCGGCGATCAAGGCGATCCGCGCCAACGGCACCTACGACGCCTTCTCGAAGAAGTATTTCGACTTCGACATCTACGGCGGCTGA
- a CDS encoding 5-guanidino-2-oxopentanoate decarboxylase — MTTKTVGEALVDLLEANGVDVVFGIPGVHTVELYRGLAASKIRHITPRHEQGAGFMADGYARVSGKPGVALVITGPGLTNIITAMAQARQDSIPMLVISGVNRRDSLGHGRGLLHELPDQQGMMKTLALYSQTLLNPADLPSVMERAFAVLLSGRPGPVHIEIPTDVMALPIDVGQLRAAVGTRPRADSETLQKAAILCANAVSPVILLGGGAITAEEEIRALAEALGAPVVMTTNARGMLAGSPLRVPASPSLKAVRKLLASADLVLAIGTEFGPTDYDMNVDNGFPNLKNLIRIDIDAAQLARGPHASLALLSSAKTATAGMVSFLQGQKANGSGGPDRAAAARRAAQHELSPKMLAELAVIDTIYRTLPGVTIVGDSTQAVYAGNLYCDAPRPRSWFNSATGYGTLGYAPPAATGAALAQPGAPVVCLAGDGGFQFSLSEIGAAVDSGVKVIFLVWNNDGYQEIENFMLDASIVPEGVKPSAPDFVAIAGAYGIPASRLANVYELPGALAEANDRTGPSLIEIHQTRTKGATV, encoded by the coding sequence ATGACGACGAAAACCGTTGGAGAAGCCCTTGTCGATCTGCTGGAGGCCAACGGGGTCGACGTTGTCTTCGGGATCCCTGGCGTGCATACGGTCGAGCTCTATCGGGGGCTTGCCGCCTCGAAGATCCGCCACATCACACCGCGACACGAACAGGGCGCCGGTTTCATGGCCGATGGATACGCCCGCGTTTCCGGCAAGCCGGGCGTGGCCCTCGTCATCACCGGCCCGGGTCTCACCAACATCATCACCGCCATGGCGCAGGCGCGCCAGGATTCGATCCCGATGCTCGTGATCTCCGGTGTAAACCGGCGCGACTCGCTGGGCCATGGGCGCGGACTGCTGCACGAACTGCCGGACCAGCAGGGCATGATGAAGACCCTCGCGCTCTATTCCCAGACGCTCTTGAACCCGGCCGATCTGCCATCGGTGATGGAGCGTGCCTTTGCGGTCCTTCTCTCAGGGCGCCCGGGGCCCGTTCATATCGAGATTCCGACCGACGTGATGGCCCTGCCGATCGATGTCGGGCAGCTCCGCGCGGCTGTCGGAACGCGACCCCGTGCGGATTCCGAAACGCTTCAGAAGGCCGCGATCCTTTGCGCGAACGCCGTCAGCCCCGTGATTCTTCTTGGTGGCGGTGCAATTACCGCCGAGGAGGAGATCCGGGCACTTGCGGAAGCGCTCGGCGCGCCGGTGGTGATGACGACCAATGCGCGCGGAATGCTTGCCGGAAGTCCGCTGCGCGTGCCCGCAAGTCCGAGCCTTAAGGCGGTACGCAAGCTCCTTGCGAGTGCCGATCTCGTGCTCGCCATCGGCACGGAGTTCGGTCCGACCGACTACGACATGAATGTGGACAACGGGTTCCCCAATCTGAAGAACCTCATCCGCATTGACATCGACGCAGCGCAGCTTGCGCGCGGTCCCCACGCGTCGCTTGCATTGCTGTCGAGCGCCAAGACCGCGACTGCGGGCATGGTGAGCTTTCTCCAGGGGCAGAAGGCGAACGGCAGCGGCGGACCGGACCGCGCTGCGGCGGCACGCCGTGCGGCACAGCATGAGCTGTCGCCGAAGATGCTGGCGGAGCTTGCCGTCATCGACACGATCTATCGCACGCTCCCGGGCGTGACGATTGTCGGCGACTCGACCCAGGCAGTCTATGCCGGCAACCTCTACTGCGATGCGCCACGCCCGCGGAGCTGGTTCAATTCCGCGACCGGTTACGGCACGCTCGGCTATGCGCCGCCGGCCGCGACGGGGGCGGCCCTCGCGCAGCCGGGAGCTCCAGTCGTCTGCCTCGCCGGCGACGGAGGATTCCAGTTCTCGCTTTCGGAAATTGGCGCGGCGGTCGATTCCGGCGTGAAGGTCATCTTCCTGGTGTGGAACAACGACGGATACCAGGAAATCGAAAACTTCATGCTCGATGCGAGCATAGTTCCGGAAGGTGTGAAGCCGTCCGCGCCCGATTTCGTCGCGATTGCGGGGGCCTACGGTATCCCGGCAAGCCGCCTTGCGAACGTCTACGAACTCCCCGGAGCACTCGCCGAAGCGAACGACCGGACCGGTCCTTCGCTCATCGAAATCCATCAGACGCGGACAAAAGGCGCGACCGTTTGA
- a CDS encoding DUF2291 family protein, protein MPNFKAAAVIALACAIVLPGCKIIKTPTAEEAANEASGGFNPDTMVGEIWDAKVVPYLDKKAGPFPEVATLAASDVEAAGAKYGHKEKQGSAPWTFATRIDGTIVAEELKSRSAYVDVDVDGDAKADVRVQIGPAVRGTAIRDSLDFVNFNEFKNQIEWAQYGKSFNTHLNKLVLEKLPRENLVGKKVQAVGAYPLPAKGQLPLFVPATITIGG, encoded by the coding sequence ATGCCGAATTTCAAGGCCGCGGCCGTGATCGCCCTAGCGTGCGCGATCGTCCTGCCGGGATGCAAGATTATTAAGACGCCCACTGCCGAGGAAGCTGCGAACGAAGCATCCGGCGGCTTCAATCCCGACACCATGGTCGGTGAAATCTGGGATGCGAAGGTCGTTCCATATCTCGACAAGAAAGCGGGTCCCTTCCCGGAGGTCGCTACCCTTGCGGCGAGCGATGTCGAAGCGGCAGGCGCGAAGTATGGCCACAAGGAAAAGCAGGGCAGCGCGCCCTGGACTTTTGCAACCCGGATCGACGGCACCATCGTCGCCGAAGAGCTCAAGTCCCGCTCGGCCTATGTGGACGTCGACGTAGACGGCGACGCCAAGGCGGACGTGCGCGTACAGATCGGCCCTGCCGTCCGCGGCACGGCGATCCGCGACAGTCTCGACTTCGTCAATTTCAACGAGTTCAAGAACCAGATCGAGTGGGCGCAGTACGGCAAGTCATTCAACACGCACCTGAACAAGCTGGTGCTGGAGAAACTGCCGCGCGAAAACCTAGTCGGCAAGAAAGTGCAGGCCGTCGGAGCCTATCCGCTGCCAGCCAAGGGACAGCTCCCGCTGTTCGTCCCCGCAACGATCACGATCGGTGGCTGA
- a CDS encoding D-ribose ABC transporter substrate-binding protein, with protein sequence MKLTRRMTMAAMAAVLAAGVSMPAYAADLIAIITPSHDNPFFKAEAVGAEAKAKELGYETLVLVHDDDANKQSQLIDTAIGRGAKAIILDNAGSEASIAAVQKAKDAGVPSFLIDREINATGIAVSQIVSNNYQGAQLGAEEFVKLMGESGNYVELLGREADLNAGIRSKGYHDVIDEYPDMKMVAQQSANWSQTEGYSKMETILQANPDIKGVISGNDTMAMGAIAALQAAGRKDVIVVGFDGSNDVRDSIKSGGIKATVLQPAYAQAQMAVEQADAYIKTGKGPAEEKQLMDCVLINAENADQLETFALQD encoded by the coding sequence ATGAAACTAACACGCAGAATGACCATGGCGGCCATGGCCGCCGTTCTCGCCGCCGGCGTTTCCATGCCGGCCTATGCGGCCGACCTCATCGCGATCATCACGCCTTCGCACGACAACCCGTTCTTCAAGGCTGAAGCGGTGGGCGCGGAAGCCAAGGCCAAGGAACTGGGTTATGAGACCCTCGTTCTGGTGCACGATGACGACGCCAACAAGCAGTCGCAGCTTATAGATACGGCAATCGGCCGTGGCGCCAAGGCGATCATCCTCGACAACGCAGGCTCCGAAGCCTCGATCGCCGCTGTCCAGAAGGCCAAGGATGCGGGTGTCCCGTCCTTCCTGATCGACCGCGAGATCAATGCGACCGGAATTGCCGTCTCGCAGATCGTTTCCAACAACTATCAGGGCGCGCAGCTCGGTGCCGAAGAGTTCGTCAAGCTGATGGGCGAAAGCGGCAACTACGTCGAGCTTCTCGGCCGCGAAGCCGATCTCAACGCCGGCATCCGCTCGAAGGGCTACCACGACGTCATCGACGAATATCCTGACATGAAGATGGTCGCACAGCAGTCGGCCAACTGGAGCCAGACGGAAGGCTACTCCAAGATGGAGACCATCCTTCAGGCCAACCCGGACATCAAGGGTGTCATCTCGGGCAACGACACGATGGCCATGGGCGCAATTGCGGCGCTCCAGGCTGCAGGTCGCAAGGATGTCATCGTCGTCGGCTTCGACGGTTCCAACGACGTGCGCGACTCGATCAAGTCGGGCGGCATCAAGGCGACCGTGCTGCAGCCGGCCTATGCTCAGGCCCAGATGGCTGTCGAGCAGGCGGATGCCTACATCAAGACGGGCAAGGGCCCGGCCGAAGAAAAGCAGCTGATGGATTGCGTGCTGATCAACGCCGAAAACGCCGACCAGCTCGAAACCTTCGCACTCCAGGACTAA
- a CDS encoding pyridoxal phosphate-dependent aminotransferase, translated as MRYASITERLASLGSEKWAIHAEARRMKASGEPVIELTIGEPDIPTDASLLAEATRSMHSGRYRYSNGRGEPSVVAALVRKYRRRRPSVTEANVLCFPGTQTALFAVMLGLVEHGDAVLVGDPLYATYEGVIRATGAERILVPLKPENGFRMKAEDVEAAITPACRVLLLNTPHNPTGAVLSADELAEIGAICRKHDLWIVCDEVYEELVFDATFASPFDNPDLAERTIVVSSISKSHAAPGFRSGWAIGPAEFASRLLSVSETMLFGGQPFIADMTAHALDNPIGTSAAMRLSYKQRADRICAALSGASALVPLPPEAGMFIVVDVSATGMTGEEFAWALLREERVAVMPGSSFGSEAESYIRLSLTVPNDAIDEACRRITALAARSGLRKERRA; from the coding sequence ATGCGCTACGCATCCATAACAGAGCGGCTCGCGAGCCTTGGATCGGAAAAGTGGGCGATCCACGCGGAGGCTCGCCGCATGAAGGCGAGCGGCGAACCGGTCATCGAACTGACGATCGGCGAGCCGGACATACCGACCGATGCGAGCCTGCTCGCCGAAGCGACCCGCTCCATGCATTCCGGGCGCTACCGCTATTCGAACGGCCGCGGCGAGCCCTCGGTTGTCGCCGCACTGGTGCGCAAGTACCGCAGGCGCCGCCCTTCGGTGACGGAAGCGAACGTCCTGTGTTTCCCGGGAACGCAGACGGCGCTCTTCGCGGTGATGCTGGGACTGGTGGAGCACGGCGACGCCGTGCTGGTCGGAGATCCGCTCTACGCTACCTACGAGGGCGTGATCCGGGCGACGGGCGCGGAACGGATTCTGGTGCCGCTGAAGCCTGAAAATGGCTTCAGAATGAAGGCGGAGGACGTGGAGGCGGCGATCACCCCGGCCTGCCGTGTGCTGCTGCTCAATACCCCGCACAATCCGACCGGCGCTGTGCTTAGCGCCGACGAGCTAGCCGAGATCGGCGCGATCTGCCGCAAGCACGACCTTTGGATCGTCTGCGACGAGGTCTATGAGGAGCTTGTCTTCGATGCGACCTTCGCCTCACCCTTCGACAATCCGGATCTGGCCGAGCGCACCATCGTCGTCTCGTCGATCTCGAAGTCTCACGCCGCGCCGGGTTTTCGCAGCGGCTGGGCGATCGGACCCGCGGAGTTCGCTTCCCGGCTGCTCTCCGTCTCCGAGACAATGCTCTTCGGCGGTCAGCCTTTCATCGCCGACATGACTGCTCATGCATTGGATAACCCCATCGGCACGTCCGCCGCGATGCGGCTTTCCTACAAACAGCGTGCGGATCGGATCTGCGCGGCGCTCTCCGGCGCATCGGCGCTGGTGCCGCTTCCGCCGGAAGCGGGGATGTTCATCGTGGTCGATGTCTCCGCCACCGGCATGACCGGTGAGGAATTCGCCTGGGCACTGCTGCGCGAGGAACGGGTCGCCGTCATGCCCGGCTCCTCCTTCGGCAGCGAAGCCGAAAGCTACATCAGGCTCAGCCTGACCGTCCCCAATGATGCAATAGACGAGGCCTGCCGTCGCATAACCGCGCTTGCCGCGCGTTCGGGCCTGAGGAAGGAACGCCGCGCATGA
- a CDS encoding arginine deiminase family protein, translated as MRVLMRRPGPSLEAADPGKWHYGPSFDGARAVRQYAEFARLVEKSGTEILWLEDEGDGLADAMFTHDPSLMSDHGAIILRMGKPLRANETALHEKAYAERQIPILGRIEAPGTVEGGDCIWLDARTLVVGRGVRTNQDGIDQLTQLLAPHGISVLAFDLPLWQGEEACLHLMSVMSPLSGDLALVFAPLLPAAFYQLMKKRGIRLIEAPADEFYASNGLSLNVLPTRPNEVIMVAGFPETKAAMEAAGCTVQTFEADALCIACEGGPTCLTRPVLRRAA; from the coding sequence TTGCGCGTCCTCATGCGACGCCCCGGACCGAGCCTGGAGGCCGCCGATCCCGGCAAGTGGCACTATGGGCCGAGCTTCGATGGCGCGCGGGCAGTGCGCCAGTATGCCGAATTTGCAAGGCTGGTGGAGAAGTCCGGAACCGAGATCCTCTGGCTCGAGGACGAAGGCGACGGCCTGGCCGATGCCATGTTCACCCACGATCCGTCGCTGATGTCGGATCACGGCGCGATCATCCTGCGCATGGGGAAGCCGCTGAGGGCCAACGAGACGGCATTGCACGAGAAGGCCTATGCCGAGCGACAGATTCCGATTCTCGGACGTATCGAGGCGCCGGGTACGGTCGAAGGCGGCGATTGCATCTGGCTCGACGCGAGAACCCTGGTCGTGGGACGCGGCGTACGGACCAATCAGGACGGCATCGACCAGCTGACACAGCTGCTGGCGCCGCACGGTATCTCCGTGCTGGCCTTCGACCTGCCGCTCTGGCAGGGCGAGGAAGCCTGCCTTCACCTGATGTCGGTCATGAGCCCGCTTTCCGGCGATCTCGCGCTGGTCTTCGCTCCCCTTCTTCCGGCCGCTTTCTACCAGCTGATGAAGAAGCGCGGCATCCGGTTGATCGAGGCGCCGGCTGACGAGTTCTACGCCAGCAACGGGCTCAGCCTCAACGTGCTTCCGACCCGGCCGAACGAGGTCATCATGGTCGCCGGCTTCCCCGAGACCAAGGCGGCCATGGAAGCGGCGGGCTGCACCGTCCAGACCTTCGAGGCGGACGCGCTGTGCATTGCCTGCGAGGGCGGGCCGACCTGCCTGACGCGGCCGGTTCTCAGGCGGGCGGCATGA